The proteins below are encoded in one region of Myxocyprinus asiaticus isolate MX2 ecotype Aquarium Trade chromosome 13, UBuf_Myxa_2, whole genome shotgun sequence:
- the LOC127450411 gene encoding metalloproteinase inhibitor 2-like, translating into MEMMRSSSVCLLLLVLCGARQFAEACSCSSAHPQQAYCNADVVIRATVIGHQQVVTGSDTDGNLIKMTKYDIKQTKMFKGPDRQIDAIFSGPSSLCGVNLESDGKKEYLITGNLDSNGTLRVNLCDYIESWESLSITQKKSLGERYQMGCECKIIPCQTIPCSINDHAGCLWTDWVLEGTVQGSQAQYYTCVKRNDDSCAWYRGAITLKKEFLDIEEP; encoded by the exons ATGGAGATGATGCGGTCGTCCAGTGTTTGTCTGCTGCTGCTCGTGTTGTGTGGAGCCCGACAGTTTGCGGAAGCCTGCAGCTGTTCGTCTGCACATCCTCAGCAGGCCTATTGCAATGCGGATGTCG tCATCAGAGCCACAGTCATCGGACACCAGCAGGTGGTGACTGGCAGTGACACCGATGGCAACCTAATCAAGATGACCAAATATGATATCAAACAGACGAAG ATGTTTAAGGGCCCCGATCGACAGATTGATGCCATCTTCTCTGGCCCCTCCTCATTGTGTGGGGTCAATCTTGAGAGTGATGGCAAAAAGGAATACCTAATCACAG GTAATCTGGATTCAAATGGCACTTTGCGTGTAAATCTTTGTGACTACATTGAATCTTGGGAGTCACTCAGTATAACACAGAAAAAGAGTTTGGGTGAGCGCTACCAGATGGGATGCGAGTGCAAG ATCATCCCATGTCAAACAATCCCCTGTTCCATTAATGACCACGCTGGGTGTCTTTGGACTGACTGGGTGCTGGAGGGCACTGTTCAGGGTAGCCAGGCGCAGTATTACACCTGCGTTAAGAGGAACGATGACAGCTGTGCCTGGTACCGTGGAGCCATCACACTTAAAAAAGAGTTCCTGGACATTGAGGAACCATAA